The Oncorhynchus tshawytscha isolate Ot180627B linkage group LG05, Otsh_v2.0, whole genome shotgun sequence genome includes a window with the following:
- the LOC112251337 gene encoding terminal uridylyltransferase 4 isoform X2: MEESKSPLKLIKPSRNEDRGATAPSSTSSRSLKEAPATQREGSGPKPATACRSKENITTAREDHKDQGSNRGTGRASTASPQDPGRGKPRRLTGRTSSGERRKGKVGLGGQQQAWQGGDARPMVASDRSPAGGGRDTGAGTVSNSSDEVLTAQTKTPKMGPLKEKSPGVKAGAVLETGQPAVEGSAVNEEGHGRNMTSEQKLGLRQAEDRLYRDYIHRLVKPSPEYPNFQYLCKLCSIHIENIQGAHKHIKEKRHKKSIMEKQEENELRALPAPSPAQLRAVDAAVLQVTQQHGISDQDFLTRKEVVTRMEIIIQQHLSVCALRLYGSCLTRFAFKTSDINIDVTYPSTMTQPDVLIQVLEIVKNSAQYSEVESDFHAKVPVVFCRDVNSGLMCKVSAGNDVACLTTNHLAALARLEPRLVPLVLAFRLWAKLCHIDCQAEGGIPSYSFSLMVIFFLQQRREPILPVYFGYWIEGFDVKAVDEYHLTGIEMDIFVGWEHRTPSTEGRADGRGEGGKVKPEQKKPAMKNQHTEGMTRLALDLGKGVSLGQLWLELLRFYTLEFALEERIISIRLKELLSREMKNWPRRRLAIEDPFALKRNVARSLNSQMVFEYVQERFRTAYKYFACPQSKDRDTGGRQRGKKTCKHGDMKPEEGGGKGEEVAEKSGGGERNGKEGNSLSSETGQKEDDEFESDEEVGAERALNAGLMDLVLSEGDSSTDGTGAEPGATLEYSSASPSPQNGLLDSDEEGEEEVKPVFKMQGHIAPEDLHYIFDRMIFTGGKPPTVVCSICKRDGHLKDDCPEDFKKIELKPLPPMTDRFRDILDGLCRLCYHELSPSLGEQQKREQVMGSLERFIRKEYNDEAQLCLFGSSKNGFGFRDSDLDICMTLEGHDTGEKLNCKEIIEDLAKVLKKHAGLRNILPITTAKVPIVKFEHRPSGLEADISLYNTLAQHNTRMLATYAALDPRVQFLGYTMKVFAKRCDIGDASRGSLSSYAYILMVLYFLQQRKPPVIPVLQEIFDGHTVPQRMVDGWNAFFCDDLEELRRHLPELQQNRESVGELWLGLLRFYTEEFDFKEHVISIRQRKRLTTFEKQWTSKCIAIEDPFDLNHNLGAGVSRKMTNFIMKAFINGRKLFGTPFYPQPGLEAYYFFDSKVLTDGELAPNDRCCRVCGKIGHYMKDCPKRRRYTGREHQGMRKKENEKEEDVKEGDDHELRERRCFQCGDMGHVRRDCQEYRHLRQRAAVGLVPHMVQAMVSSQSIPIPQPPQDRPGRTRQPSECSDSHQTPPYSPQPNLFSQGSSQSSSSPQSSSSKTSAGVGPPKQPQHPQVPLSLFGFPPSHPGQYHHSAALTALGLLPSHHNQHQSHQSQGHQVHHQHHHPSNSWPIHGPILQTSSGPGGPSPPGLKFPLRQAPGPGNGNTGPGGSLGGGSPSPMNLNDPSIIFAQPAGRPMGLGGGQGRDRHWHNHLAQQGAMVANGTVGKSDPGYKTQFGGVSQQGSRTWEHSNAAHYSLSPSWPYRMPQNFIQQGNGGYPQPGKPFMSQGSVVHPNQHFPLLPHGRHHVNLNYIQQKK, encoded by the exons CAGCCCTCAGGACCCAGGGAGAGGGAAGCCTCGCAGGCTGACTGGGAGGACCAGctctggggagaggaggaaggggaaggtgGGACTGGGAGGCCAGCAGCAGGCTTGGCAGGGGGGTGATGCTAGGCCCATGGTGGCTTCAGACAGGAGTCCggctggtggagggagagacacaggggcaGGTACGGTGTCCAACTCATCTGACGAAGTCCTTACTGCACAGACCAAGACCCCCAAGATGGGGCCGTTGAAGGAGAAGTCACCTG GTGTGAAGGCTGGTGCTGTGTTGGAGACAGGGCAACCTGCTGTGGAGGGGTCAGCGGTCAATGAGGAGGGTCATGGGAGGAACATGACCTCTGAGCAGAAGCTAGGTCTCAGACAGGCTGAAGATCGCCTGTACAGAGACTACATACACAGACTGGTCAAG CCGTCTCCAGAGTACCCTAACTTCCAGTACCTATGCAAGCTATGTTCAATACACATAGAGAACATACAGGGGGCACACAAACACATCAAGGAAAAGAGACACAAGAAGAGCATCATG gagaagcaggaggagaaTGAGCTGCGTGCGCTGCCTGCCCCCTCCCCAGCCCAGCTCAGAGCCGTGGACGCAGCTGTCCTTCAGGTCACCCAACAACATGGTATCTCTGACCAGGACTTCCTGACGCGAAAGGAAGTGGTCACCAGGATGGAGATCATCATCCAGCAGCACCTCTCAG TTTGCGCCCTCCGCCTCTACGGCTCCTGTCTCACCCGATTTGCCTTCAAGACAAGTGACATCAACATTGATGTCACCTACCCCTCCACT ATGACTCAACCAGATGTGCTGATACAAGTATTGGAAATCGTGAAGAACAGTG CTCAATATTCTGAGGTTGAGTCTGACTTTCACGCCAAAGTTCCGGTAGTGTTTTGCAGAGATGTCAACAG TGGGTTGATGTGCAAGGTGAGTGCAGGTAATGATGTGGCCTGCCTCACCACCAACCACCTGGCTGCCCTAGCTAGACTGGAACCCAGACTGGTGCCTCTGGTCCTGGCCTTCCGCCTCTGGGCTAAG TTGTGCCACATTGACTGCCAGGCAGAAGGGGGAATCCCGTCCTACTCCTTCTCCCTCATGGTCATCTTCTTCCTCCAACAACGCAGAGAGCCCATCCTTCCTGTCTACTTCGGCTACTGG ATCGAAGGCTTTGATGTGAAGGCTGTGGATGAGTACCATTTAACAGGGATAGAGATGGATATATTTGTGGGGTGGGAGCACCGGACCCCCAGTACAGAGGGACGGGCGGACGGcaggggggaaggagggaaggtcAAGCCTGAGCAGAAGAAACCAGCTATGAAGAACCAGCATACAGAGGGAATG ACGCGCCTGGCCCTGGACCTGGGTAAGGGGGTGTCCCTGGGCCAGCTGTGGCTGGAGCTGCTTCGGTTCTACACTCTGGAGTTCGCCCTGGAGGAACGCATCATCAGCATCCGCCTCAAAGAGCTCCTCTCCAGAGAGATGAAGAACTGGCCCCGACGAAGGCTGGCCATCGAGG ATCCGTTTGCCCTGAAGAGGAATGTTGCCCGCAGCCTGAACAGTCAGATGGTCTTTGAGTATGTCCAGGAGCGCTTTCGTACTGCCTACAAATACTTTGCCTGCCCGCAGAGCAAGGACAGGGACACAGGAGGGCGCCAGAGAGGCAAGAAGACATGCAAACATGGCGACATGAAACCGGAGGAAGGAGGCGGAAAGGGAGAAGAGGTGGCTGAGAAGAGTGGAGGTGGAGAGCGCAATGGGAAAGAAGGGAACAGtctgagctctgagacaggacagAAGGAGGATGATGAGTTTGAAAGTGATGAAGAGGTTGGCGCAGAGCGGGCATTAAACGCTGGCCTTATGGACTTGGTCCTCAGTGAGGGGGACAGTTCTACAGATGGGACTGGAGCTGAGCCTGGCGCTACCCTGGAGTATTCCTCCGCCTCCCCCTCGCCTCAGAACGGCCTGCTGGACAGTgatgaagagggggaagaggaagttAAGCCTGTGTTTAAGATGCAGGGACATATTGCACCAGAGGACCTGCATTATATATTTGACAGGATGATCTTCACAGGAGGAAAG CCTCCTACAGTCGTGTGCAGCATCTGTAAGAGAGATGGCCATCTGAAGGACGATTGTCCTGAGGACTTCAAGAAGATCGAGCTCAAACCGCTGCCTCCCATGACCGATCGCTTCAGAGACATCCTGGATGGCCTTTGTAGACTCTGCTACC ATGAGCTGTCCCCCTCTCTTGGAGAGCAGCAGAAGAGAGAGCAGGTCATGGGTAGTCTGGAGAGGTTTATACGAAAGGAATACAATG ATGAGGCCCAGCTGTGTTTGTTTGGCTCCTCCAAGAATGGCTTTGGTTTCCGTGACAGTGACCTGGACATCTGCATGACCTTGGAGGGCCACGACACCGGAGAG AAGTTGAACTGCAAGGAGATCATCGAAGACCTAGCCAAGGTGCTAAAGAAACACGCAG GTCTGAGGAACATCCTGCCTATTACGACAGCCAAAGTGCCTATTGTGAAGTTTGAACACAGACCGAGCGGACTGGAGGCAGACATCAGCCTCTACAATACGCTG GCTCAACACAACACCAGAATGCTGGCTACCTACGCGGCTCTAGACCCGCGCGTGCAGTTCCTGGGATACACCATGAAGGTGTTTGCAAAGCGCTGCGACATAGGTGACGCGTCCAGAGGAAGTCTGTCGTCCTATGCATACATCCTCATGGTGCTCTACTTCCTGCAGCAGAGAAAGCCCCCCGTCATCCCTGTTCTCCAAGAG ATCTTTGACGGACATACTGTACCACAGAGGATGGTGGATGGTTGGAATGCCTTCTTCTGTGATGACCTCGAGGAACTG CGTCGTCATCTGCCAGAGCTGCAGCAAAACCGTGAGTCTGTGGGGGAGCTGTGGCTGGGCCTGCTCAGGTTCTACACCGAGGAGTTTGACTTTAAGGAGCATGTCATTAGCATCCGCCAGAGGAAACGACTCACCACCTTCGAGAAGCAGTGGACCTCCAAGTGCATCGCTATTGAAG ATCCCTTTGACTTGAATCACAATCTTGGTGCTGGAGTTTCTCGCAAAA TGACTAACTTCATCATGAAGGCCTTTATCAACGGCAGGAAGCTGTTTGGTACTCCCTTCTACCCCCAGCCTGGCTTGGAGGCG TACTACTTCTTTGACTCCAAGGTGCTAACGGACGGGGAGCTGGCACCTAATGACAGGTGCTGTCGGGTCTGTGGCAAGATCGGCCATTATATGAAGGACTGCCCCAAGAGACGCAGGTACACTGGGAGAGAACATCA GGGGATGAGGAAGAAGGAGAACGAGAAAGAGGAGGATGTGAAGGAGGGGGACGATCATGAGCTGCGGGAGCGTCGCTGTTTCCAGTGTGGTGACATGGGTCACGTACGGAGGGACTGCCAAGAGTACCGTCATCTTAGACAGAGAGCCGCAGTGGgactag TTCCCCACATGGTGCAAGCCATGGTGAGCTCCCagtccatccccatcccccagcCTCCACAGGACCGCCCAGGACGCACCAGACAACCCTCCGAATGT TCTGATTCCCACCAGACTCCGCCCTACTCCCCCCAGCCCAACCTGTTCTCCCAGGGTTCCAGCCAATCCTCCAGCTCCCCCCAATCCTCCTCCTCTAAGACCTCCGCTGGAGTGGGACCCCCTAAGCAGCCCCAACACCCCcaggttcccctctctctctttggcttccctccctcccacccggGCCAGTACCACCACTCTGCAGCTCTCACTGCTCTGGGACTGCTGCCGTCCCACCACAACCAGCACCAGTCACATCAGTCCCAGGGGCACCAGGTtcatcaccaacaccaccacccctccaaCTCCTGGCCCATCCACGGCCCCATCCTCCAGACTTCCAGTGGCCCTGGTGGGCCCTCCCCGCCCGGCCTTAAATTCCCTCTGCGCCAGGCCCCTGGCCCAGGGAACGGGAACACAGGGCCAGGGGGCTCTTTGGGGGGTGGCAGCCCTAGCCCTATGAACCTAAACGACCCTAGCATCATCTTCGCCCAGCCGGCGGGGAGGCCCATGGGCCTGGGAGGAGGGCAGGGACGGGACAGGCACTGGCACAACCACCTTGCACAACAGGGGGCAATGGTGGCTAACGGCACTGTGGGGAAGTCAG ACCCAGGCTACAAGACCCAGTTTGGGGGTGTGAGCCAGCAGGGTTCTAGGACCTGGGAGCACAGCAATGCAGCCCACTACTCCCTGTCCCCGTCCTGGCCTTACCGCATGCCACAGAACTTCATCCAGCAGGGCAACGGGGGCTACCCACAACCCGGCAAACCCTTCATGTCCCAAG GTTCTGTGGTGCACCCCAATCAGCATTTCCCGCTCCTCCCCCACGGACGACATCACGTCAACCTCAACTACATCCAGCAGAAGAAATGA
- the LOC112251337 gene encoding terminal uridylyltransferase 4 isoform X6, protein MEESKSPLKLIKPSRNEDRGATAPSSTSSRSLKEAPATQREGSGPKPATACRSKENITTAREDHKDQGSNRGTGRASTASPQDPGRGKPRRLTGRTSSGERRKGKVGLGGQQQAWQGGDARPMVASDRSPAGGGRDTGAGTVSNSSDEVLTAQTKTPKMGPLKEKSPGVKAGAVLETGQPAVEGSAVNEEGHGRNMTSEQKLGLRQAEDRLYRDYIHRLVKPSPEYPNFQYLCKLCSIHIENIQGAHKHIKEKRHKKSIMEKQEENELRALPAPSPAQLRAVDAAVLQVTQQHGISDQDFLTRKEVVTRMEIIIQQHLSVCALRLYGSCLTRFAFKTSDINIDVTYPSTMTQPDVLIQVLEIVKNSAQYSEVESDFHAKVPVVFCRDVNSGLMCKVSAGNDVACLTTNHLAALARLEPRLVPLVLAFRLWAKLCHIDCQAEGGIPSYSFSLMVIFFLQQRREPILPVYFGYWIEGFDVKAVDEYHLTGIEMDIFVGWEHRTPSTEGRADGRGEGGKVKPEQKKPAMKNQHTEGMTRLALDLGKGVSLGQLWLELLRFYTLEFALEERIISIRLKELLSREMKNWPRRRLAIEDPFALKRNVARSLNSQMVFEYVQERFRTAYKYFACPQSKDRDTGGRQRGKKTCKHGDMKPEEGGGKGEEVAEKSGGGERNGKEGNSLSSETGQKEDDEFESDEEVGAERALNAGLMDLVLSEGDSSTDGTGAEPGATLEYSSASPSPQNGLLDSDEEGEEEVKPVFKMQGHIAPEDLHYIFDRMIFTGGKPPTVVCSICKRDGHLKDDCPEDFKKIELKPLPPMTDRFRDILDGLCRLCYHELSPSLGEQQKREQVMGSLERFIRKEYNDEAQLCLFGSSKNGFGFRDSDLDICMTLEGHDTGEKLNCKEIIEDLAKVLKKHAGLRNILPITTAKVPIVKFEHRPSGLEADISLYNTLAQHNTRMLATYAALDPRVQFLGYTMKVFAKRCDIGDASRGSLSSYAYILMVLYFLQQRKPPVIPVLQEIFDGHTVPQRMVDGWNAFFCDDLEELRRHLPELQQNRESVGELWLGLLRFYTEEFDFKEHVISIRQRKRLTTFEKQWTSKCIAIEDPFDLNHNLGAGVSRKMTNFIMKAFINGRKLFGTPFYPQPGLEAYYFFDSKVLTDGELAPNDRCCRVCGKIGHYMKDCPKRRRGMRKKENEKEEDVKEGDDHELRERRCFQCGDMGHVRRDCQEYRHLRQRAAVGLVPHMVQAMVSSQSIPIPQPPQDRPGRTRQPSECSDSHQTPPYSPQPNLFSQGSSQSSSSPQSSSSKTSAGVGPPKQPQHPQVPLSLFGFPPSHPGQYHHSAALTALGLLPSHHNQHQSHQSQGHQVHHQHHHPSNSWPIHGPILQTSSGPGGPSPPGLKFPLRQAPGPGNGNTGPGGSLGGGSPSPMNLNDPSIIFAQPAGRPMGLGGGQGRDRHWHNHLAQQGAMVANGTVGKSDPGYKTQFGGVSQQGSRTWEHSNAAHYSLSPSWPYRMPQNFIQQGNGGYPQPGKPFMSQGSVVHPNQHFPLLPHGRHHVNLNYIQQKK, encoded by the exons CAGCCCTCAGGACCCAGGGAGAGGGAAGCCTCGCAGGCTGACTGGGAGGACCAGctctggggagaggaggaaggggaaggtgGGACTGGGAGGCCAGCAGCAGGCTTGGCAGGGGGGTGATGCTAGGCCCATGGTGGCTTCAGACAGGAGTCCggctggtggagggagagacacaggggcaGGTACGGTGTCCAACTCATCTGACGAAGTCCTTACTGCACAGACCAAGACCCCCAAGATGGGGCCGTTGAAGGAGAAGTCACCTG GTGTGAAGGCTGGTGCTGTGTTGGAGACAGGGCAACCTGCTGTGGAGGGGTCAGCGGTCAATGAGGAGGGTCATGGGAGGAACATGACCTCTGAGCAGAAGCTAGGTCTCAGACAGGCTGAAGATCGCCTGTACAGAGACTACATACACAGACTGGTCAAG CCGTCTCCAGAGTACCCTAACTTCCAGTACCTATGCAAGCTATGTTCAATACACATAGAGAACATACAGGGGGCACACAAACACATCAAGGAAAAGAGACACAAGAAGAGCATCATG gagaagcaggaggagaaTGAGCTGCGTGCGCTGCCTGCCCCCTCCCCAGCCCAGCTCAGAGCCGTGGACGCAGCTGTCCTTCAGGTCACCCAACAACATGGTATCTCTGACCAGGACTTCCTGACGCGAAAGGAAGTGGTCACCAGGATGGAGATCATCATCCAGCAGCACCTCTCAG TTTGCGCCCTCCGCCTCTACGGCTCCTGTCTCACCCGATTTGCCTTCAAGACAAGTGACATCAACATTGATGTCACCTACCCCTCCACT ATGACTCAACCAGATGTGCTGATACAAGTATTGGAAATCGTGAAGAACAGTG CTCAATATTCTGAGGTTGAGTCTGACTTTCACGCCAAAGTTCCGGTAGTGTTTTGCAGAGATGTCAACAG TGGGTTGATGTGCAAGGTGAGTGCAGGTAATGATGTGGCCTGCCTCACCACCAACCACCTGGCTGCCCTAGCTAGACTGGAACCCAGACTGGTGCCTCTGGTCCTGGCCTTCCGCCTCTGGGCTAAG TTGTGCCACATTGACTGCCAGGCAGAAGGGGGAATCCCGTCCTACTCCTTCTCCCTCATGGTCATCTTCTTCCTCCAACAACGCAGAGAGCCCATCCTTCCTGTCTACTTCGGCTACTGG ATCGAAGGCTTTGATGTGAAGGCTGTGGATGAGTACCATTTAACAGGGATAGAGATGGATATATTTGTGGGGTGGGAGCACCGGACCCCCAGTACAGAGGGACGGGCGGACGGcaggggggaaggagggaaggtcAAGCCTGAGCAGAAGAAACCAGCTATGAAGAACCAGCATACAGAGGGAATG ACGCGCCTGGCCCTGGACCTGGGTAAGGGGGTGTCCCTGGGCCAGCTGTGGCTGGAGCTGCTTCGGTTCTACACTCTGGAGTTCGCCCTGGAGGAACGCATCATCAGCATCCGCCTCAAAGAGCTCCTCTCCAGAGAGATGAAGAACTGGCCCCGACGAAGGCTGGCCATCGAGG ATCCGTTTGCCCTGAAGAGGAATGTTGCCCGCAGCCTGAACAGTCAGATGGTCTTTGAGTATGTCCAGGAGCGCTTTCGTACTGCCTACAAATACTTTGCCTGCCCGCAGAGCAAGGACAGGGACACAGGAGGGCGCCAGAGAGGCAAGAAGACATGCAAACATGGCGACATGAAACCGGAGGAAGGAGGCGGAAAGGGAGAAGAGGTGGCTGAGAAGAGTGGAGGTGGAGAGCGCAATGGGAAAGAAGGGAACAGtctgagctctgagacaggacagAAGGAGGATGATGAGTTTGAAAGTGATGAAGAGGTTGGCGCAGAGCGGGCATTAAACGCTGGCCTTATGGACTTGGTCCTCAGTGAGGGGGACAGTTCTACAGATGGGACTGGAGCTGAGCCTGGCGCTACCCTGGAGTATTCCTCCGCCTCCCCCTCGCCTCAGAACGGCCTGCTGGACAGTgatgaagagggggaagaggaagttAAGCCTGTGTTTAAGATGCAGGGACATATTGCACCAGAGGACCTGCATTATATATTTGACAGGATGATCTTCACAGGAGGAAAG CCTCCTACAGTCGTGTGCAGCATCTGTAAGAGAGATGGCCATCTGAAGGACGATTGTCCTGAGGACTTCAAGAAGATCGAGCTCAAACCGCTGCCTCCCATGACCGATCGCTTCAGAGACATCCTGGATGGCCTTTGTAGACTCTGCTACC ATGAGCTGTCCCCCTCTCTTGGAGAGCAGCAGAAGAGAGAGCAGGTCATGGGTAGTCTGGAGAGGTTTATACGAAAGGAATACAATG ATGAGGCCCAGCTGTGTTTGTTTGGCTCCTCCAAGAATGGCTTTGGTTTCCGTGACAGTGACCTGGACATCTGCATGACCTTGGAGGGCCACGACACCGGAGAG AAGTTGAACTGCAAGGAGATCATCGAAGACCTAGCCAAGGTGCTAAAGAAACACGCAG GTCTGAGGAACATCCTGCCTATTACGACAGCCAAAGTGCCTATTGTGAAGTTTGAACACAGACCGAGCGGACTGGAGGCAGACATCAGCCTCTACAATACGCTG GCTCAACACAACACCAGAATGCTGGCTACCTACGCGGCTCTAGACCCGCGCGTGCAGTTCCTGGGATACACCATGAAGGTGTTTGCAAAGCGCTGCGACATAGGTGACGCGTCCAGAGGAAGTCTGTCGTCCTATGCATACATCCTCATGGTGCTCTACTTCCTGCAGCAGAGAAAGCCCCCCGTCATCCCTGTTCTCCAAGAG ATCTTTGACGGACATACTGTACCACAGAGGATGGTGGATGGTTGGAATGCCTTCTTCTGTGATGACCTCGAGGAACTG CGTCGTCATCTGCCAGAGCTGCAGCAAAACCGTGAGTCTGTGGGGGAGCTGTGGCTGGGCCTGCTCAGGTTCTACACCGAGGAGTTTGACTTTAAGGAGCATGTCATTAGCATCCGCCAGAGGAAACGACTCACCACCTTCGAGAAGCAGTGGACCTCCAAGTGCATCGCTATTGAAG ATCCCTTTGACTTGAATCACAATCTTGGTGCTGGAGTTTCTCGCAAAA TGACTAACTTCATCATGAAGGCCTTTATCAACGGCAGGAAGCTGTTTGGTACTCCCTTCTACCCCCAGCCTGGCTTGGAGGCG TACTACTTCTTTGACTCCAAGGTGCTAACGGACGGGGAGCTGGCACCTAATGACAGGTGCTGTCGGGTCTGTGGCAAGATCGGCCATTATATGAAGGACTGCCCCAAGAGACGCAG GGGGATGAGGAAGAAGGAGAACGAGAAAGAGGAGGATGTGAAGGAGGGGGACGATCATGAGCTGCGGGAGCGTCGCTGTTTCCAGTGTGGTGACATGGGTCACGTACGGAGGGACTGCCAAGAGTACCGTCATCTTAGACAGAGAGCCGCAGTGGgactag TTCCCCACATGGTGCAAGCCATGGTGAGCTCCCagtccatccccatcccccagcCTCCACAGGACCGCCCAGGACGCACCAGACAACCCTCCGAATGT TCTGATTCCCACCAGACTCCGCCCTACTCCCCCCAGCCCAACCTGTTCTCCCAGGGTTCCAGCCAATCCTCCAGCTCCCCCCAATCCTCCTCCTCTAAGACCTCCGCTGGAGTGGGACCCCCTAAGCAGCCCCAACACCCCcaggttcccctctctctctttggcttccctccctcccacccggGCCAGTACCACCACTCTGCAGCTCTCACTGCTCTGGGACTGCTGCCGTCCCACCACAACCAGCACCAGTCACATCAGTCCCAGGGGCACCAGGTtcatcaccaacaccaccacccctccaaCTCCTGGCCCATCCACGGCCCCATCCTCCAGACTTCCAGTGGCCCTGGTGGGCCCTCCCCGCCCGGCCTTAAATTCCCTCTGCGCCAGGCCCCTGGCCCAGGGAACGGGAACACAGGGCCAGGGGGCTCTTTGGGGGGTGGCAGCCCTAGCCCTATGAACCTAAACGACCCTAGCATCATCTTCGCCCAGCCGGCGGGGAGGCCCATGGGCCTGGGAGGAGGGCAGGGACGGGACAGGCACTGGCACAACCACCTTGCACAACAGGGGGCAATGGTGGCTAACGGCACTGTGGGGAAGTCAG ACCCAGGCTACAAGACCCAGTTTGGGGGTGTGAGCCAGCAGGGTTCTAGGACCTGGGAGCACAGCAATGCAGCCCACTACTCCCTGTCCCCGTCCTGGCCTTACCGCATGCCACAGAACTTCATCCAGCAGGGCAACGGGGGCTACCCACAACCCGGCAAACCCTTCATGTCCCAAG GTTCTGTGGTGCACCCCAATCAGCATTTCCCGCTCCTCCCCCACGGACGACATCACGTCAACCTCAACTACATCCAGCAGAAGAAATGA